Below is a genomic region from Medicago truncatula cultivar Jemalong A17 chromosome 3, MtrunA17r5.0-ANR, whole genome shotgun sequence.
AGGTTTTCTGCGTTGGTCTTTGGTGTTTGGATGAATATTGGTACTATAGTTTGTTCACTCTAGGTATGCTGTTTATGTTTGAGTCAACAATGGCAAAAAGTCGGTTGAGGACTCTGACTGAGTTAAGACGTGTTAGAGTGGATAATCAGATCGTAATGGTACATCGTTGTGGCAAGTATGTTATCTCATCATTAGCTTGCTCATACTTGCGGGGGTTTAATGCAGTgcatttttaaagtttttttgcATTTGTGTTGATTATAGGTGGGTAAAAATTTCTGGTACAGACCTTTTGCCTGGAGATGTTGTCTCTATAGGTCGCTCTGCTGGTCAGAATGGAGAGGAGAAATCTGTACCTGCAGACATGCTTATATTGGCTGGAAGTGCAATTGTGAATGAAGCTATTCTCACAGGCGAGTCTACTCCTCAATGGAAGGTATTTCTCTTTTCTGAACTAATTGCTAAGATAATCATTTATTGTCTATGCAATAATGAATATGTGATGTATAAAAAGTATATGTTGGTTTTCTGGGTCAGGGGGCTATACatgtttttttgaagttttgagtAGATGAATTTGTATTTGATTGCAAAGTTTGCTATCATTTTTTGCTGGTCTGGACATTGTTGACTGTGGTTGCTTGTTGAGTACCTCCTTGCTATAAGTAATGGTATTGATTTTGCCCATGAAGCTTAGCCAATTATTTAGACAGATATCATATCACTAATATAAGGAATCATTTTGCTTCAAACTTGATTCATGGTTTGTCTGTCCGTCTAAAAGTAATGGTATTGTTTTTTACCCATCCAGCTTAGCCACTTGTTTAGACAGATATGATAAAACATCTTGCTTAATTTTTGTTTACCTTGACTCGCCGATAGGCTCTAAATGTGCCCTGCTATTTTTTCGCCTCCTGTCTTTATTTACTATATATGCCTACTGCGATGTGATTCGATCACTATATGATTTACATAAAACATGCAatttttgtttcagtttttctttccaatattttaattttacttgcATGTCTATACTTACTCTGGTTATTTGCATGTAACTATGTGTCTAGTTTTGTAAATTCACTATCATCCTTGGAGCCCTCTTTCTCATGAAAATTAACAAGGCTGGAATAAGACATCTCtgatctttcttttttcttttccttcctGGTGTTATTTTTAACGATTCTCATTAAGATCTGATCTTCCTTCTAGATTTCTATTGCGGGTAGGCATATTGAGGAGAAGTTGTCAGCAAAGCGAGATAAAACCCATGTTTTATTTGGTGGAACTAAAATATTACAGCATTCTCCAGATAAGGTTATTTCAGGCTGgaaaaaatatctatttttatataacGTCCGTGTTCATGCTTCTGATCcgctttatttttaacaatCTTACCGGAGTCAGACCTTTCCTCTAAAAACCCCTGATGGTGGCTGCTTGGCTGTTGTTCTGAGAACGGGATTTGAAACAAGTCAAGGAAAGTTGATGCGAACAATCTTATTCTCCACAGAAAGGGTAAACTGATATAGACTTTATTAATCCCCCCAAAATACATTTTCGGCCTCATTTTGAcgaattagatttttttttcctttcctgcTTTCTGATTTGACAAATTGTAGGTGACTGCTAATAGCTGGGAAAGTGGATTGTTCATTTTATTCTTGGTTGTATTCGCTTTAATTGCGGCTGGTTATGTGCTTATTAAGGTAATGCTTCCCTACTGATGAATAGTAAATATAGCTTGGTTTTGATGGTGATTTACGATCCAACTCGATGAAATTTAAATGGTATATGCTGCAGGGGCTAGAAGACCCCACAAGGAGCAAGTATAAACTTATACTAAGTTGTTCTCTTATTGTTACTTCTGTGATACCTCCCGAGTTGCCAATGGAATTATCAATAGCTGTTAATACTTCTCTGATTGCACTGGCACGCCGTGGAATTTTTTGCACAGAACCTTTTCGGATACCATTTGCTGGGAAGGTACCTGAAGGTTTACTGTTTTTGCTATTGCGCTTCCTTTTCTTTGTCagatataaatcatatacttacagttgtttttattgaatttcCTACATCGCCTATAGGTTGATATATGTTGCTTTGACAAGACTGGGACACTTACATCTGATGACATGGTATACCCACATAAGACAtggtatttatttattatcttaGACCATGTTCTGCAATATAATGCCTTTATTCCCATTTTATAGGAATTTTCTGGAGTTGTTGGGTTGGCAGAAACTACAGATTTGGAATCTGACATGAGTAAAGTGCCTGTGCGAACAGTAGAAATCCTGGCTTCTTGCCATGCATTGGTATTTGTTGAGAATAAGCTGGTATGACTCTTTTCTCTGTGGGTGGTTAACTTCAGTTTTAGTTTCCGAACCTGGTTACGCTGTTGAATATGAATATAGTAGCATGCCACAGTTCAACATTTTTGCTCACTTTTTCCTCCTGAATTCATTGTCGTTTATAGTTTTTGTAATGTAGATTTGTGTAAAGGAACATAAAGAAAGCAAATCACAGAATATATATCTTGTCGACTAAGAAATGAGACTTATTTAtattaagggaaatgctaacaagtgccttGAAGGCACCTGTTAAGAAGTCTAGAGaagaaattttgtcttgaaaatggtgcattcaatgcattaaaactttcaaaagtaactttttgaacataaaatttaccaattatttccatttttagaTCCTTAACAAGACCCTTATATTAATAATCTTAAGTAAATAAGGAAACAGTCACAAAAGTTACTATATACTCTTTGAAACACTTGTGGTAATGTCACATACTCACATGCATCTAAACGGGCTCTATATAATCCTTATTCCTTATTTATTCTAAACCtaattatataagaaaataaatcatgaaAGATAAGGAAACATAGGAATTAATCCCAAAGGTGTAATCCAAGATATTCTAATCTGTAAGATATTTTTGGAATTGTTTCCTTAAACCAAGATCGTCGCTCATGTCACCATATTTTTATGGATATAAAGATCCGAAGCTGCATACTGCAGATGCCATGCtaaataaattttctagatGACAGTAGTCAATTTTCCAGGGATTGGAAAAATTCTCCCTTTTACCCTTTCTTTCCACAATTCGTCTTCACCCCAAGTTCTACTTTTCTCGgttacaaatatttttcatgcTTTCGGCTTGATGTGCTATAggttttcatgattttttgctTGAGAGTGAGAAAGAAATAGATTTTTACTCCTTCTATCTTTGCTATTATTTTTTGATACTATCTTACTATAAATTCCTTAATATCCCACAGGTTGGCGATCCTCTTGAGAAGGCCGCACTTAAGGGAATCGATTGGAGTTATAAATCTGATGAGAAGGCCGTTCCTAAAAGGTGAATACTTTTCTGCTTAAGCATCTTAATTCTGCACGTCTTATCTATTGATTCCgctgatttgaatttttttttgttgataatttttGGTATTTGAGTTCATTTTATTGGATTGTTTCCCACACAGTCAACAAGATGTTTAAATCCCAGTGTTCCTGTTGCGACAGCTAGAAAATATAATGAGAAAGCAAACAATATTTGACTAATGGGGACATGGTACTATATGTGCGTGTGCGTGTGCGTGTATTTGTAGTCAATAGTGGCTGCTATATCTTAGGAGCCCATGGGTGCTACTCAAAACCCCATAGTGTTGAGTTGAGTTGAGTAGGTAGCTGTAGTGAGGCAAATAGCAGCAGCCACTACATGGAAGCTCCACTCCAAATACCTGATTATGCCCTTAATTCAGCTCTAAAATCAGGTGTGCCCTCATTTGTTTTCTTCTCGCCGAATAGCCAAACATAAGCTCTTCTCCTCGGGCCTGAAAGAATTGGGAACCCAGCTGTCCCCTATAGAGACACAAACCATAGAGagagaggaggaggaggatgaAGAACAAATAAGGTCTAGTAGTGAAGAGAATGAATGAGATGATGAGAAATTGCTTGGAGATAGTAATTCCATTTGAGGAATCACTTGTATCTATGTTGAATGCTTAGCGGAGTTATTTTGAGCCTTTTAGACTCaaacatatttgttttctaTTGGGTTTGAAGATCTGTACCAATGAACTTTGATTATTAGTTACAAATAAGTCTTTAATTGTGTTCTTCTATTTATGAGCTTTTATATTTGTATGATATaagtttcttgtttttttaattttaaatttcgtGTTTTGTTTCCTTAAATTTTGACGTATTGACGATACTGGTGCCCACCACACTGCCATAGTGTTTTGGGGGTTAGATGTAATAATACCTTATTCAATATTGGCTTCATAGCTATCTTATTTGTTGTTTGAATCACTATCTCCATTCCATTTTAAATTGAACTCAATGTATTTGAATCTCTTGTGTATCTATTTTGGACATGAAGTTCATCTTGAACTGTGATTCACTATGATGAATCCTAATTCATTAATGAATCACAACCTGAACTCAAGTGTCCACTTTGTTTTTGTAAACTTCTATAGCTAGTCACTTCTCTTTCGTCATTTGATTTACGACTCAAATATTGAGTTATTTAGAGGTTCGTATATGATATGCCAACTTATATTTTTGCTATGTTAATTGTTTTTACTGtaaaatgtcatatttttattgatcatGCATCACACGATTCATAATAAGATTTGATTCATGATTCATAAAATGGGTTCTGATTTAAGATTTGAATCTCGATTTGATAACCATGGTTTGATTGATTTAGTTTATTCTTTTCACCCCTTGATTGTTCTTCCCATGTTTTCTTTTATAGTTCTTTCTACGTCGTCTTTGTTTTTTCATGATTCGTTATCAAATTTCAGGGGAAGTGGCCATCCTGTCCAAATTGTTCAGCGATACCATTTTGCATCTCACTTAAAACGGATGGCAGTCATTGTTCGTATTCAGGAGGAATTTTTTGCATTTGTGAAGGTTTGTTTGTTTCTCAGTCCGGAGTAGAAATGTACAGTTTTTAGAAATGACACTTTGCGATGGCTTTTATTTCTGGGGTTATGAAATGGTCAACAATATAACTCCATGCtgggaatgaaaataaacagtATAAGTTACCCTTGTCTGATGTGTGTTAAGTATTCAATCATCAAAGAATCTGGGACTcatatattttatgttgttaacTTATTGGAAAACAAcagaagagaaaatgaaggaaagTGATGTGGATAATCGGAGAAAAGTTTAGAACTTGCACAGAGGGTTCTGAGAACTGgatctattatttttttcaaaattatttaaatttacagAGGGGTAATTCAATTATAGTAATCAGCAAAATGTAtaacaaaaatcatttataCAAATTTGGCAGTTGCAGCCATACAGTTTCATAGCTGCTATGAGCTGCTGTACAGCATCCACAGACCATTACAAAAATCATTTATGCAAATTTGGCAGTTTTACCATTACAAAAATCATTTATACAATCGAGTTCTTCAAAAGCTTTTGCTTTTAACTTTCTTGCATGTTTGAAGTTTACTGTTGACTTTTCTGCTatggttttctttattttatgcGTCTTTTGTGCTTCTATTATTTCTTATGCCTCGTTAGATTGAATTATAATGAATTGGCTTAGTTTAAATATAAGGTCAACGTGGTGCTGTAAAGCTCCTGCCAGATTTTAGGGTCCAGGTGGGAGATTCATTATGAGTCCATTGTGTCAGTCACTAATTATGCATTTAGATTTGATTCGTTACCTagttttctaataaattttcaCCTCTCATATGTTGTGtgcattaaaatgaaaattgtgtatGCATGTGCACGTCACAGCAAGGGTTGAATCTAGATTTTGGCACACAGTAAtgcttttgatatttttttctttagttttttttttttttttgcgttcAGGGGTTGGTACTTGGTTTTATTGATCAGGGCactcttcatttttcaaaagcTTCTGTGGATGCTACATTCTGCAATAAAATAGTTCTTAGGAACTAGTTTTGATCCTTATCTTTATAGccaaatttttttgaaactgTGTTTACTCTTGGAATAGTTTCCTGTTTTActttatttactgttttgaaaGCTCTAGATGACGCAAAttgagaacaatttttttatgatccTCAGGTAACAAGAAATGAAATTAGAAAACTTTTTTAAACCATAGGGATGCACAAATACTGACTCAGCATtcgttttctttattttttatcgtGTTCCCTATTTGTTATTGATCAGCAGTGGACATTTGGACGCACacctatttaatattttaagtaGTGGTAACTTAAGATTTACTGTGttattttcctttttgattCTCTCTTAGCAATTTTCTTTTACCTTATATTTCAGGGTGCCCCAGAAATTATACAAGATAGGCTCATTAATGTGCCTCCATCATATGTTGAGACCTACAAAAGATATACACGTCAGGGTTCTCGTGTTCTAGCTCTGGCTCACAAGTCTCTTTCTGATATGACAGTAAGAATATTAGGGATTTGACAGTGTGCTTTATGAACCTttctccatatttttttaaattatgcatAGGAAAACAGGAATGATAACCAGCGTAGTTCAGAAATGAATAAACTGTGTTGATTGGAAACAtttccaatttatttttatttcagcTTTAATTTCTATCGACAATTTTTTGTACTTTGTTTAACAAACCAATTTAATTTACCTTTTGTATCATTTCAATCACCTTGGATCCTCAATTCAAGTGTAATTGAGAGAACCAGAACTGCATTTGTTTACGTTGTTGCAGCTTTAGAATGCTCGATTTCCTTCCTCCCCTACCATTTGTTGGATCATAAAGTAATTGAAGGTTGAACATTTGCATGTTTGGACTGTTACTTATCATTTGTTAATTGATTGAAGGTCAGTGAAGCTAGAAGCTTGGATAGGGATATGGTGGAGAGTGGGCTTACCTTTGCTGGTTTTGTGGTAATCAATAATCTTCCTCCTCACATGATACTTTTGTAAATTCTAGACAATTTTCCTCTTAAATGACTTTATGCTAAAAGTTGACATCATGTTGATTTTAGGTGTTTAATTGTCCCATAAGGTCAGATTCAGCTGCTGTTTTATCTGGATTGAAAGAATCTTCACATGACTTGGTAAGTGTGCCATtgaattgatttctcttttcgGAACAAATAACAGAACTTTTTAGAttgcaaaataatttatcttaCAAGAGCTAGAAACACCAGCCTTTGGGCGGTGGGTCAGCGGGGGGGAATGAACAGATAACCCTAGTTATTTTCTTATGGCCTCTGGGTTGTGTTTTTACCAAGCAATGAGTACATAGTAGGAGTTGGGCTTTAATTTGAGTAGATTCAGTATTAAGAGTTGTCCGTTTTTTAGTCTTTCGTTTATTTACTTTACTTAAAGTTCCAGATTAAAAAAAGCATTCGTTACCCACTACCAGAAGTTAAACTAAAAAGTGCATTCCCTTGTGTCAAATTGATTTTACCATGCATGATAGTGTaatattatttaagaaaatatgtataaatgatatataaatCATGTTAGTAGAAGATTATAATTATGTCACATAAAAGTAGTCATGATCTCTTTTGGTTATTCTTATTGGCCGAGTCATGCGGTTCAACTAGTGAGTGGGGACCCACTGGTTCGACCACTGACCGACTATATTGACCGGTTCGGCGACTTGTCCAAGTTTAAAGACATTGAGTAAATGAATTACCTTTGAGGTAGGACTTTATTGACGTCGTTTGATTCATGCAGCCATTCTTATCTAGTGGGAGGAGATTTGGTTATGATTGTCATTATTGTTTCTGTTGTTCAACCTCCTCGGTTCAACATagtttagatttttttctcACTGTATGGTCCATATTTGATAGATACTAAAGCCTCACAATGTAATTTATTGAAACAATTAATACAATTTCTGTTTCTCTCAAATTCTTTAGATTCTCTAGTTTCTAACAGGTGTTGGGGCAAGATGGAGGGATTTGGGATCCCTGTTTAACTAACAATAACAACTATTTGACAAACATCTTTTTCGGCTAAATTAATAGGTAATGATTACTGGTGATCAAGCTTTGACAGCCTGTCATGTTGCTAGCCAAGTTCATATTATATCAAAACCAACATTAATCCTTAGTCCAGCAAGTAATGGTGAAGGATACAATTGGGTGTCCCCTGATGAGAATGAAAACATTCGCTACaggtaattttaaattttgttttatctgGTTGTGCTATCTTATATATCTGACTATTCTTTACTTGTTCTTATTCACTTTGATAAATTGCTGTTGAGTGTATGGTTTTAAGATGATGTTCCTACTCCTGAATGCTTCTGAACTATTTTCTGCTGTTGTTtctgtttgttatttttctattttgtttcttataattttaGACTGATCATAGATATACTTTGTTTCAGTGGGAAAGAGGTAGAATCTTTATCAGAGACTCATGATCTATGTGTTGGAGGTGATAGCTTTGAGATGTTGCAACAGACATCAGCTCATCTTCTGGTCATTCCTTATGTGAAGGTTCTGATTGATTCTTAAACTTAACTAAAGATTAGAACCTGGCTATTTGTACTGCATTCATCAATGACAGTCAAACTTTTGTCTCAGGTTTTTGCTAGAGTTGCTCCTGAGCAAAAGGAACTTATCTTGACCACTTTCAAAACAGTGGGGCGGGTAACATTGATGTGTGGGGATGGAACCAATGACGTTGGAGCTTTGAAGCAGGTATCCAGTGTTTAAGAAATTATGTTGATAATCAATAAACAATAACTTTTTCCTGAATGTTtgagaaataaataatttgacaGCATTTTAAATGATCTGTAGTTAAAATGATCTGTTGacagcatttttttttaaatagctaTGTAAATCTCCATAGTGTTTTCATGATTGTAGTTAAAATCATTTGAATCTGGTTTCTACCATGGCTGGTATTTAATCTGTGATACTGCTGGTCTTTACACCACAAGTTGGCTCTATTATGCAGTTCTGTTTGTTGTGTTTCTTTTACCTAAGAGTATAGGCTGCAGGACTACAGACTAACTTCTTTGATTTAGGCCCATGTAGGAGTTGCTCTTCTTAATGCAATCCCTCCAACTCAAGGTGGAAACCCCCCTTCAGATTCATCTGGGGAAGACGGTACAAAATCTGCTAAGCAAAAGAAATCTAAGCTTGCGCTGGAAACATCTGCAAAGACGGTTAGTCCAACTGGAGAAGGCACTTCAAGAGCCAGAGTTGCTTCAAAATCAGACTCTACCAGCAATTCATCTGTTAACCGTCATCAAACAGCCGCTGAGTTGCAAAGACAGAAACTTAAGAAGATGATGGATGAGCTTAATGAGGATGGAGATGGCCGTGCACCCATTGTCAAGCTCGGTGATGCCTCAATGGCATCCCCATTCACTGCTAAGCATGCATCTGTTTCTCCCACCACTGACATAATTCGACAAGGTCGGAGTACCCTAGTGACAACCCTCCAGATGTTTAAAATTCTGGGCCTCAACTGCCTTGCTACTGCATATGTGTTAAGTGTTATGTATCTGGACGGTGTCAAGCTTGGTGATGTACAAGCCACAATAAGTGGTGTCTTTACTGCTGCATTTTTCCTCTTCATTTCACATGCACGCCCTCTTCCCACTCTCTCATCTGAACGTCCCCACCCCAACATTTTCTGTGCTTATGTCTTGCTTTCCCTCTTGGGACAATTTTCAGTTCACCTGTTTTTTCTAATATCATCCGTCAAAGAAGCTGAGAAATACATGCCAGATGAATGTATTGAACCAGATGCAAGTTTTCATCCCAACCTGGTTAATACTGTTTCCTACATGGTGAGCATGATGCTCCAGGTTGCTACATTTGCCGTAAACTATATGGGCCATCCTTTCAACCAAAGTATATCTGAAAACAGGCCATTCCGGTACGCCCTCATTGCTGCTGCCGGTTTCTTTACTGTGATAACATCTGATCTCTTCAGGGATTTGAATGACTGGTTGAAGTTAGTGCCATTGCCAGTGGGGTTGAGGGATAAACTGTTGCTTTGGGCTTTTCTAATGTTTTTCGTATGCTACGCATGGGAGAGACTATTGAGGTGGGCTTTTCCTGGTAAAGTCCCAGCTTGGAAGAGGCGGCAACAGGTTGCCGTATCTAATTTAGAAAAGAAGAAACAGTAGTTGACAATGGGCGGTGCAGTGATAGCTAGGTCAGACACGAGACATGCGGCCTTCAACTTGTGCACCAATTTGCAGAGATATATGTGTAATGAATTTTTGTTATAGGATTTTTCTTTCTAGTTCTTTTCCCATTGATTGGTGGGTAATTTATCTAATGTTAAATCATTTTTGGGAGAAATGTGGGTTTTAGATCACATGCCCTGCCAATTATCTAAGatgttttcttaattattttatttattattcaaatatTACAATTCATTCTGTTTGACTTCTTAACTTGGCGAAATGGAGCAGCATCATGTTAAGAATTCGTTTGTAAAATGTGAGTGTACTCTTGGGCAATCTGTATATGCCGGTGTTGCCTTGTATTTCACAGATGCACGAAAAACTTCCGCTCAATATCTGAACTCCGTAACtataagcaaaataaaaactttttttttagtgatttgaGCACGTTTATTACGTAAGGAACATTCCTGAAAACAGCAGCTACCAAGTCCTTCGAAGTCCGGAAGGAAATTTAAATGGAAGTCCTACCCTTTCTACTCTTAAATATAAACCACAAAAACATTATATTGTGGTCCCAAAACACTATATGTAATATGTTGTCTGTATATTGTTTACTTAAGAGACTGAGCGCAGTAGATGTAGATGCATATTTTTCACCAGATTAAATTTGTTGTTAAGGGGTCCGGTTTAGTTAACTACTTTCAAAACACTGAATTATTGAAATCGTTTGTCAAGCTTGTAACATATGatcaatgtttttgtttttttttttaaagtgtttttattattttcattaatgTTTAATTATCTCCGTATCATTGCTTATCACGTCTGGCATTGGCATCGGTCGTAAACAACATTGTTCTAAACATGATGCATTGAATTGgtttaaataaaaacacaaaacttGCATTTAGATCCACGACAATTTGCATCTCGATTATGTTTCATGTGGGTCCAAAATACTACAAATTACAAGTTTGATTCCTACGACGTCCTCTCACAATGGTTATAAACACATGCCAAAACAAACTGATATCGAGTGTATGTTAAATATGACAGTtaatttgttgaaatattattaAGAATGTTTAATCACTTTATTAGAGCACAACAACCATGTGAGAGTTGTCACAAACACATGCTAAAACAAAACTAACTAAGATAATTTTCAAATGTAATCGAGATTTTATAGAATGATGAAGCATTCATTATTTGTTCTCCTCGTTGGAGAATTCATGATGTGGCAGTGACAATAtcaaataaatagtttaaaaagtttaaataagCTGCTGCATaagaaaatcattaaaaatgcaaatttcataaaaattactcttttttttttttctatcattaGAGCAAAATATCCACGGTGACCGATTGATAAATTTTGATTCGCAATGACAATTTATAACACCTATTAACTAAAAGCAGAAAAACACAAGAGACTACGAAAAGttacattattatatttttaaatgttgtatttttttccttcatttttaacACCATTAAATATACTATTTTTGTGTTTGTAACCAAattaatcattcaatagtttatCTCTCGTACGCTTGAATATACacaaatatgatatgatattgtAGGAACAACttaatttgattatgtttaaaaaaaaaaaaaaacttaatattgATTATGGAACCAAACTATCCATTAAAGAtgtaatatatgtttttgtaaTGATGATAACAGTGAAGTCATTTTTTTAGGGTAAAGTGACTTAAGCACTACTCCATctgttataaatataaatataaacaaaattgaacctAAATTTTGCCTATATTTAAAAACGGGAGAGTATGACATAATACTGTAAGTGTCCCTCTAGTTAGTCGGTCGAAAGAAACGGCGTTAAAACGTGGGCGCCGTTAACCCAACAGTAACAACACCTCGCGAGAAAGAAGTGAAATGAAATGAccaaaaaatatgatttgagCAATGTGGGGTTTTTGGCGGTTAGGGTTTAATTGAGAGAGAAACgattattcattttcattttcactttcttctcttcttACGTTATTTTTGGAGCACCAACTCGCACTGTGTTGTCGGCGTCActcacactttctctttcttcttcgcGCTTCTTGGTAGGGTTTTCCTTTTCCAattcttccattttttcaatTCGCGTTTTGCATTTACGTTTATTACGTTTTTCATTATCAGTTTCTTCGTACTTTGTTTCTTAATTTGGGATTAGGG
It encodes:
- the LOC25489896 gene encoding probable manganese-transporting ATPase PDR2 — protein: MSTFHVGGKVVDKVDLLRKKQLPWRLDVFPFAILYGAWISVILPSLDFIDACIVLGALASLHILVCLFTAWSVDFKCFAYYSKVKNIDQADSCKITPAKFCGSKEVVPLNSRKSSAGSSLAVDLEEIYFDFRKQCFVYSKEKGTFCKLSYPTKETFGYYVKSSGHGSEAKVLAATEKWGRNVFDYPQPTFQKLMKEHCMEPFFVFQVFCVGLWCLDEYWYYSLFTLGMLFMFESTMAKSRLRTLTELRRVRVDNQIVMVHRCGKWVKISGTDLLPGDVVSIGRSAGQNGEEKSVPADMLILAGSAIVNEAILTGESTPQWKISIAGRHIEEKLSAKRDKTHVLFGGTKILQHSPDKTFPLKTPDGGCLAVVLRTGFETSQGKLMRTILFSTERVTANSWESGLFILFLVVFALIAAGYVLIKGLEDPTRSKYKLILSCSLIVTSVIPPELPMELSIAVNTSLIALARRGIFCTEPFRIPFAGKVDICCFDKTGTLTSDDMEFSGVVGLAETTDLESDMSKVPVRTVEILASCHALVFVENKLVGDPLEKAALKGIDWSYKSDEKAVPKRGSGHPVQIVQRYHFASHLKRMAVIVRIQEEFFAFVKGAPEIIQDRLINVPPSYVETYKRYTRQGSRVLALAHKSLSDMTVSEARSLDRDMVESGLTFAGFVVFNCPIRSDSAAVLSGLKESSHDLVMITGDQALTACHVASQVHIISKPTLILSPASNGEGYNWVSPDENENIRYSGKEVESLSETHDLCVGGDSFEMLQQTSAHLLVIPYVKVFARVAPEQKELILTTFKTVGRVTLMCGDGTNDVGALKQAHVGVALLNAIPPTQGGNPPSDSSGEDGTKSAKQKKSKLALETSAKTVSPTGEGTSRARVASKSDSTSNSSVNRHQTAAELQRQKLKKMMDELNEDGDGRAPIVKLGDASMASPFTAKHASVSPTTDIIRQGRSTLVTTLQMFKILGLNCLATAYVLSVMYLDGVKLGDVQATISGVFTAAFFLFISHARPLPTLSSERPHPNIFCAYVLLSLLGQFSVHLFFLISSVKEAEKYMPDECIEPDASFHPNLVNTVSYMVSMMLQVATFAVNYMGHPFNQSISENRPFRYALIAAAGFFTVITSDLFRDLNDWLKLVPLPVGLRDKLLLWAFLMFFVCYAWERLLRWAFPGKVPAWKRRQQVAVSNLEKKKQ